DNA from Brevibacterium sp. 'Marine':
AGACCACAGTGAGGAACTCCGAGCGCAAGGGCTGTGACAACGGCATGCCGAGAACGACTACGACGAATGACGAGGACATGAGCCACCTAGCCTCTCCGGCCACCTTCACCGGTGACGACGCCCAGCTCGCGGCAGAGATCTCGACTCAGTTGGAAACCGTGGAGGCCCGTCTCTACGAGGTCACCGAACAGACGCGGAGACTGCCCGACGAGACATCGAAGCATCTGCTGGCCGCCGGCGGAAAACGCGCCCGTCCGAACCTGGTTCTGCTCACCGCCCGCCTCGGCGATGCGAACAACGACGACATCATCGACGCGGCCGTCGCGGTCGAACTCATCCATCTCGCATCGCTCTACCATGACGACGTCATGGACGACGCGCCCGTGCGCCGCGGAGCACCGGCCGCCCATGAGGTGTGGGGCAATTCGGTGGCGATCCTCACCGGCGATCTGCTCTTCTCCAAGGCCTCCGGCGTCACCGCGAACCTCGGCCCCGAAGCCGTGCGCATCCAGGCCGAGACATTTGAGCGTCTCGTCCTCGGTCAGCTCAACGAATTCGCCGGCCCGCCGGAGGACGCCGACGAGATCGAGCACTACATCCAGGTGCTCGCCGACAAGACCGGATCGCTCATCGCGACCTCGGCGCGCTTCGGCGTCATGTTCTCCGGAGCCGATGCGGCGCTGGCCGAGCCCGTCCGGGTCTTCGGCGAACGCGTCGGCGTGGCCTTCCAGCTCGCCGATGACATCATCGACCTGACCACGACATCCTCCGAGTCGGGCAAGACCCCGGGCACGGATCTGCGCGAACGCGTGCCCACCCTGCCCGTGCTCTACGTGAGGGCCGCTGCCGCTGAGGGTGATGCCGCCGCCGCCGAGGTGGTCGACCTCCTCGATGCGGATCTGACCTCCGATGACGCTCTGGAAGCCGCTCGTGCTGCGCTGGCGGCCCATCCAGTGACCGAGAAGGCCCGAGCAGAAGCATTGCGCTGGGCCGATGAGGCCAAGTCGGCTCTGGCCCCGCTGCCGGAGGGACGTGTCAAGGACTCGCTGTTCGCCTTCGCCGACTCCGTCGTCGCCCGCACCTCCTGAAACCTTCTTCCGACCGCTTCTGATCAGTTTCTCGGCCGTTTCGGCACAGGCACAAAGGACATACCGCGATGACGCACACCTCGGCTTCGGCACCAGTTCGGCCCCCGCAGAGACTCAGTGCCGCCGACTGGGTCGGACTCGGCGTGCTCGCATTGCTGCTCGTCGTCGGCCTGAGCTGGTCGAAATGGCTGCCGTACTGGGACAAGACTCTCACCCTGAGCCAGACCTCGCTGTGGGAGGGCTCGCCGCTCTTCGACGCCGCCGGGGACTCGGTGTCGCTGTCCGGTGCGTGGGAGTTCACGTTGGTGTACTTCACCGCCGTGTGGAAGGCCCTGCTCGTGGCGCTGCTCGTCGCGGCCGCCGTCGATGCCCTGGTGCCGCGTGACTGGCTGCTGAGGCTGCTCAATCGTCGCAGCCACACCGGTCAGTCCCTCGTCGGTGCCGTCTTGTCGATGCCGTCGATGATGTGCACCTGCTGTGCGGCGCCGGTCGCCGCAGGTCTGCGGGATTCGGGCGTCCGGCGGTCGGCCGCTCTTGCCTATTGGGTGGGCAATCCGCTGCTCAACCCCGCAGTCCTCATCTTCTTGGCCCTCGTCCTGCCATGGCAGTACATGGTCGTGCGCATCGTCTTCGCGCTCCTCATCGCCGTCGGTGCGGCTGCTCTCATCGGACGGTGGGTGAGCGGTCCCGCCGAGGTGGCACCCGAGCCCGACGCCGCCTCGGCGCGTCTGTCGTCGCTGCCCACCCGCTACCTGCGGTCCTTGGCCAGGTTCACACTCATCCTTGTGCCCGAACACCTTGCGCTCGTGTTCGTCATCGGACTCATCGCACCGTGGCTGACCGGGGTCTTCGGGCTCGAAGCTCAGTTGGGTGCCGGCGCGGTCCTGATCGTGGCGGTCGTGGCGACCCTGCTGGTCATTCCCACCGGTGGAGAGATTCCGATCATCCTCACCCTCGTGCCACTCGGCGTCGGCGTCGGTGTCACGGGTGCACTGCTCATCGCGCTGCCGGCCCTGAGCATTCCGTCGATGGTCATGGTCGGCAAGGCGATGGGGTGGAAGACGACGGCAGCAATGGGCGCGGCCGTCGCGGTCGCCGCGGTACTGGCCGGAGGAGCGCTGGCAGTCCTGAGCTGAATCACGGCACGGTGGGACCGCCTCGGTGACGGTGTAGGTAATTCTGGGGCCCGCCCCAATTACTACCTGACGGCGGCTGAGCAACCTCGCGCGAGGTTGCTCAGCCGCCGTCAGGTAGTAATAGAGGGGCGTCGGCTGTGGCGGATCATGTCCGTGCACAGCAGGATCACGGCGATCCAGATGACGAAGAAGCCGATCCAACGAGTCGTCGACATCATCTCTCCGAGCACAGTGACGCCGAGGGTGAATTGGATGGTCGGGGTGAGGTATTGGAGCATGCCCACCCAGGACAGGGGGATGCGGCGGGCGGCGGCGCTGAAGAGGATGAGCGGGATCGCGGTGGCCGGGCCGGTGATGATGATGACGAAGACGTGCCAACCGCCGAACCCGCTGAACGTCTGCAGCCCCAGCGAGCCGAGAACGATGAGGTAGATCGCCGAGGGCACGGCGAGGACGAGGCTTTCGACGGCCATGCCTTCGAGCGCGCCGACTCGGCTGCCGACCTTGTTCTTCACCAGTCCGTAGAGGCCGAAGGACAGGGCGACGGTGAACGCGAGGTACGGGACGCGGCCGAGGCCGATGCCGACGATGATGACCGCGAGCAGACCGAAGCCCACCGCAGTCCACTGCAGGCGCCGCAGCTTCTCGCCGAGGAAGATCACGCCCAGGCCGATGGAGATGAGCGGGTTGAGGTAGTAGCCGAGCGAGATCTCGACGAGTTGGTTGGTTTCGACCCCGAAGATGAACGTCGTCCAGTTGATGGCGATGAGCACCGAGGCCAGCAGCAGAACGCCGAAGAGACGCGGTGAGCGCAGAATCCGCCAGGTGCGCAGGAAACCGCCGGTGAAGATGAGGAGGATCGCGCAGAAGACCAGCGACCAGATGACTCGGTGGGAGACGAGCTCAAGTGCGCCGGTGGGTGCCGCGGCCGCGAAGAGCAGCGGCATCACACCCCACAGCAGGTAGGCGGAGAATCCGTTGATCAGTCCGGCACGGCGTCTTGCGCTCTCATCGGGGGCAGGGTTCTGGCTCACGGGCTTCAGTCTAGTGAGGACAGGCTGCGGGGGAGACGGTGGGACCGCCGGTGAGACTGCGGCGTGTGGATGCCCGCTGTCTGCTGCTCTGCCGGGGACAATGCGAGTTTGGTCACGTCATTGTAAGGATGACCTACATTGACGATAGACTCGATGGGACTGAAAAGAGAGGTGTGAGAATGACTCGTCCCTTCCGGGTGGCCATCGTCGGCGCCGGTCCTGCTGGGATCTACGCGGCCGACCTCATGACAAAGGCAGAGCGCGACTTCGATCTGAGCATCGATCTCTTCGATCGCCTGCCGACTCCCTTCGGACTCGTCCGCTACGGAGTCGCTCCCGACCACCCGCGGATCAAGGGCATCATCAACGCCCTGATCAAGGTCCTCGACCGAGGCGATATCCGCCTGTTCTCCAATGTCGAATACGGAGTCGACCTCCACCTCGAAGAGCTCACCGACCGCTATGACGCGGTGGTCTTCTCCACCGGCTGCTTCGTCGACGCCGCACTCGATCTGCCCGGCATCGATCTGCCCGGATCCTACGGTGCCGCGGACTTCGTCAACTGGTACGACTCGCACCCCGACGTCCCGCAGTCCTGGCCGCTGGATGCGCAGCGCGTCGCCGTCATCGGCAACGGCAACGTCGCCCTCGACGTCGCCCGCGTGCTCGCGAAGCAGGCCGACGATATGCACACCACAGAGATCCCCGATCACGTGTACGAGGGGCTGAAGTCCTCGCAGGTCACCGATGTCCACATCTTCGGCCGTCGCGGACCGGCCCAGGCGAAATTCACCCCGCTGGAGCTGCGTGAACTCGGCGCCGTCAAGGACGTCGACCTCATCGTCTACCCGGAGGACTTCGAGTTCGACGAAGGGTCGATGCAGGCGATCGAGTCGAGCAACCAGACCAAGCAGGTCGCCAAGACGCTCACGGACTTCACCATGCGTGAACCCACCGGAGCGAAGCGGCGTCTCCACCTGCACTTCCTGCACGCACCGGTCGCCATCCTCGGCGAGGACACGGTGACGGGGCTGCGCACCGAACGCATGGAACTCGACGGCTCCGGCGGTGCCACCGGCACCGGCAGCTTCCACGACTGGGAGATCGACGCCGTCTACCGTGCCGTCGGATATGCGGGCACAAAGCTGCCACAGCTGTCCTTCGACGATCGCAAACGCGTGATCCCGAACCATGAGGGGCGCGTCGTCGACTCCGATGATCAGACCACGGCCGCCGAAGCCGATGTCGTTCAGGGCGTGTACACCACCGGATGGATCAAGCGCGGACCCGTCGGGCTCATCGGCCACACCAAGGGCGATGCGCTCGAGACCATCGGCCACATCCTCGACGACCGTGCCGCAGGTGTGCTCACCGATCCCGTGTACCCGGACGAATCGGCCATCGTCGACCTTCTCGAATCCAAGGGCGTCGAATTCGCCGATTGGGAGGGCTACCACCGCGTCGAGGCCGCCGAGAAGGCGGCCGGTGAGACCGTGGGACGTGAGCGGATCAAACTCGCCACCCGTGAGGCGATGCTCGCCGAGGCGCGCGGCCACGTCACTGCCGAATCCGTCGGCCAGCCGTCCGCCGGCAGCTGAAGGTTCGGAGCATTTCGCGCCGATCGCGCACCACGCACGATTGTGTCGTCTCCCAGGGCTCAAGTATCCCTCACCGGTCGCGGCACGCCTACACTCCGAACGACATCGGTCACCGTTCGTACCGATTCCACCCGGTGCAACGGGGTGACGAGTCGCTGCCGGTGTGGGATGGTTCCGGCGCGTAGAGTCGGAGACGTCCGTTGCGCACCAGTCTGCGCGCCGTCAACCGGCAGGGAGGCACCGTGAGCGACGATTCGCGGCTGAGAACGATCGTCGAACGAGCCTACGTCGAACGCCTCGACGCCTGGCAGACGGCGGCTGTGCGGATCAAGCATTGGCTGACCGAACAGCAGAAGGGCCTACTCAAGGACAAGGACATCTCACGCCTCGACGTCGACGGGCATCGGATCAAGGACGCCGCGCGGACCCTGGCCAAGCTGACAGAGAAGTTCGATGAGGATCCGCAGCTCGACATCCGTGACACCGACGACGTCGAGGATCAGATCCGCGACATCGTCGGCATCAAGGTTCTGTGCAAATCCCCACGCGACCAGAAGATGATGTTCGCGGCCCTGCGCGACCCCGACCAACTCGGCTCCTTCGAACTCATCGAGTCGCGGGACTATACGGACCCTCCGAAGGCCAGCGGCTACCGAGCCTGCCACGTCATCCTCCGTATCCCCTCGGACCAGGGGCAGCCGGTGTTCGCCGAAATTCAGGTCAAGACCCGCCTCCAGGACGCCTGGAGCGAACTGACCCATGAAGACATGTACAAGCCGGGTGCGGCGATGAAGCCGAGCAAGCTGCACGGCGAATTCGCTCGCGCCATGGCGAACATGCTCGCCACGGTCGATGACATGGCCGACACGCTGGCCGTCGAGCTCACCGCACTGACCGACCCCGAACACGAACTCGATCCGGTGGCGCTGCGCGAACAGGAAAGCGCCATCGACGTCCGGGTGCGTGCCACCGGACCCAAATACGCCCTGGCCGTCGACGGTTCGGGCCGTCAAGGTCTCATCCCGGCCTTCGCCGTACGCAAGCTCAGCGAGACGAAGGGGACCATCAAGGTCAACGACTACATCGCCGTCGACGATCGGCTGCGGGTCAGTGCGGAAGAGGACTCGAAGGGCCTGTACTACATTCCCCTCGAGCTGCCCCGAGGCTGAAGGCGGCGTCGGACGGGCGGCGCGCCCTGTGGCACGGAACCGAGGCACGCCCTCCCGCCCGGCCGGATCAGACCGCCACCGTGTGTGCCTTCCTGGCACGAACCTCATCACGGGCGGCGACGAGATTGGCCAGTGAGGCGCGGACCTCGGAATAGCTGCGGGTCTTGAGACCGCAGTCCGGATTGATCCACAGCCGCTCAGCCGGGACCTTCGCCAGTGCCGCATCGATGAGCTCGGTGAGTTCGGGCACCGAGGGCACCCGCGGCGAATGGATGTCGTAGACGCCCGGCCCGATGCCGCGCACGAAGTCGAAGTCGGCGATGTCGTTGAGAACCTCCATTCGTGACCGAGCCGCTTCGATGCTCGTGACATCCGCGTCGAGGGCGTTGATCGCCTCGATGATCTCACCGAACTCCGAATAGCACAGATGGGTGTGGATCTGCGTGCCAGGAGCGACGCGAGAAGTGACGAGCCGGAAGGAACGCACCGACCAGTCGAGATAGGCCTGACGGTCGGCCTCCCGCAGCGGCAGAAGCTCTCGCAGGGCCGGCTCATCGACCTGGATGATGCCGATGTCGGCCGCCTCGAGGTCGGCGACCTCGTCCGAGAGCGCCAGTGCGATCTGGTCGGCCGATTCGGCCAGTGGGACGTCATCGCGGACGAATGACCACGCGAGGATCGTCACCGGACCGGTGAGCATGCCCTTGACGAGCTGCTGGGTCCGCGTCGCGGCGTAGCTCGACCACTCGACGGTGATCGGCGCGGGGCGAGAGACGTCGCCGAAGAGGATCGGCGGCCGGGTGCAGCGTGAACCGTAGGACTGGACCCAACCGTTGTCCGTGGTCGCGAAGCCGTCGAGGTTCTCCGCGAAGTACTGGACCATGTCATTGCGTTCGGGTTCGCCGTGGACGATGATGTCGAGTCCGAGGTCCTCCTGCAGGGTCACCACCCGATCGATCTCCGCCTTCATCGCCTGCTCGTATGCGGCATCGTCGATCCGAGACGCTCGGTGATCGGCGCGGGCCCGACGAACCTCGGCCGTCTGCGGGAACGACCCGATCGTCGTCGTCGGCAGGGACGGGACCTCGAGGGCCGACTGAGCCCGCCGTCTCGTCGCATAGTCGGTGCGGAAGCCGCTGTCACCGGCCACGGCTGCGGTGCGGGCGGCCACCTCGGCGTTGTGCACTCGGGAGGATTCGGCCCGGGTGCGACGGGCACGGTCGGAGCGGTTGAACGCCGCGGCGCGCGCCTCGGGTCCGGAGGAAAGGGCCGTGGCCAGGGCTTCGACCTCGGTGACCTTCTCCTCGGCGAAGGACAGCCACGAGGCGACGTCGACCGGGAGCGCGGATTCGTTGGCCACTGTGTAGGGGACGTGGAGCAGGGAAGTCGACGTGGACACGCTCAGCGACTTTCGTCCCAGACCAGTGAGCGCATCGAGGCTCTCTCGCAGGTCAGCGGCCCACACAGTGCGTCCGTCGACGATGCCGGCGACGAGGTGGGTCGGCTCGGGCACCTCGGCGGCCACACGGTCGAGGTAGGTGGGGTCGTGGGCGCGGGTGGCGGCGGAGATATCGACGCCGAGGGCGTCGACGCCCGAGGTCGCCAGCGTCGAGAGCCCGGACCTCAGTGATCCGTAGGGTGCGGTGACGAAGATCTTCGGGTGGGTGCCCGCCCCGGACAGGGTGGCATAGGCGCGCCCGGCCGCCTCGGCGAGCTGCTCATCGGTGAACCCGGGGTCGTCGGTGACGAGCGCCGGTTCGTCGAGCTGGACCCAGTCGACGCCGGCGGCGGCGAGGATGGAGATGACGTCGAGGTAGACCGCGGTGAGCTCTTCGAGCCGATCCAGCGGCGAGGCAGTGGTACCGGGTGCGGTCTTCGCCAGGGTCAGCAGGGTGACCGGTCCGACCAGGACGGGGCGGACGAGGTGGCCGGCTGCCCGGGCCTCTGAGACGAGGGAGAGCAGGTGCTGCGGGTGGGCCTTGAAGTTCGTCGAGTCCTCGAGTTCGGGCACGAGGTAGTGGTAGTTGGTGTCGAACCACTTCGTCATCTCGAGCGGGGAACGCTGCGCGGTGCCGCGGGCGAGGGCGAAGTATTCGTCGAGGTCGAAGTCGGTGCCCGTGGTCTCGGAGGGGATGAGGCCGACGCTCAGCGCAGTGTCGAGGAGGTGGTCGTAGTGACTGTAGGACACGGGGATCGCATAGTCCTCGGTGAGCCCGAGCTCGCGCAGTCGGTGGTAGGTGTCGATGCGCAGAGTGTGCACGGCCTGGGCGTACTCAGCGGCGTCGATGCGTCCGGCCCAATACGATTCGAGGGCCTTCTTCTGCTCGCGTCGGGGACCGATGCGCGGATAGCCGGTGATCGTGGCGGTCGGGAATGGGGCGGTCATGCGTGGTTCTCCTTCGCTGTCGTTGATTCAAGATCGGTTGATGGCGGCCAGCGCCGAGGCGGGGGTTGGGGTGGGAATGAGCTCACTGAGATTCCTTTCTGTTCGAGTGCGGTGAGCAGGTCTTCGGTCGTGTTCTGGTCGTTGAAGGTGTAGAAGTGGAGGCCGTCGGCCCCCTGGTCGAGGATCGCGGCCGTGTGTTCGGCGGTGATCTCGAGCCCGATGCGTCGAGCGGCGGCGGCATCTCCGGCGTGATCGAAGCGGGCGATGAGGTGGTCGGGGACGGGGAGTCCGGAGAGGCGTCCCATCGTGTGCAGTCGTTTGATGTCGGTGATCGGCAGGATGCCGGGGATGATCGGAATGGTGATGCCGGCATGCTCGGCGCGACGGCGCAGCCTGGCGTAGGCGTGCGGGTCGAAGAAGAGCTGCGTGATCGCGAAGTCGGCACCGTTGCGCTGTTTGGCGGCCAGCACGTCGAGGTCTTCTTCCGGCCCTGTGGACTCGGGGTGCCCGGAAGGATAGGCGGCGACGCCGATGCCGAGGCGTCCGGCGGCCAGCCGGGCGACGTTGTCGGTCTCGACGGTGCGCAGCAGCTGCACAAGGGCATCGGCGTGGGGCAGGTGCCCGGGCGGCAGGCTCGATTCTCCGGCGGGGAAGTCCCCGCGGATGGCGAGAAATCCTCGCACCCCGACGCCGAGGAGGTGGTCGATCCAGGGCAGCAGCTGCGCCTCGGTGCCGGCCGTGCAGGCAAGATGCGCCAAGGGTCGAAGGGAGGTGGTGGCGGTGATGTCGGCGATGAAGTCCGCAGTGCCCTGCAGCCAGCCGCTATTTGCTGAGGAGGTCACGGCAAGGTAATCGGGGCTCAGCGAGTCGAGGAATCGCAGCAGTTCGGGCAGCCGTGCGGCCTGCTTTTCGGACCTGGGTGGGATGACCTCGAAGGACAGCGCTCGGCGCAGACGGTGCCGAGCCTCCGGGTGCGGTTCGATCGCAGAAGCCGGTGCCGAGGCGGAGATCCGCGGCGTGATGAGTGTGGTGGACATGCCGCCATCTTCACAGCGGCGGCGGATGCGCGGGGGCCGAGCCGATGATCGGCGTCACAGCCCGTCACGTGCGGGTCAAGGAACGTATGGTTCGGTCAGATGGGGACACAGTCCGTCACAGTCAGGCAGTCAGCGTGTTAATGGGGTATGCGGTCGTGTTTGCGGAGTCTCCGTTTGTGGTCCGATTCGCCGAGGTGGATCTGCGAATTCTGCGGCATCTCCTCGGCGCACTGACCACAAACGCGAGCTGCGCTCAGGCTCCGATCTCGGGGGAGTGCAGCTCGCGTCGGAGGCGCTCGGGGTAGGTCTCCCCGAGCGACACCGGCTCAGCGGTAGTTGGTGAATTGCAGGTCGACGTCGAGGTCCTGTCCCTTGAGCAGGGCGATGACGTCCTGCAGATCGTCGCGCTTCTTCGAGCTCACGCGCAGCTCATCGCCCTGGATCTGCGCTTTGACGCCCTTGGGGCCCTCGTCGCGGATGATCTTCGAGATCTTCTTCGCATTGTCCTTGTCGATGCCCTCCTTGAGGGACGCGTCGATGCGGTGCTCCTTGCCGGAGGGGTACGGCTCACCGTCCTCGAGGGACTTCAGTGAGATTCCGCGCTTGACCAGCTTCGACTGGAAGACGTCGAGGATGGCCTTGACCCGGTCCTCGCTGTTGGCCTTCATCTGCACGGCTTCCCCGCTCCAGGCGATCGACGCATCGGTGCCGCGGAAGTCGTAGCGGGAGTTGATCTCCTTCGCCGCCTGATTGAGCGCGTTGTCGGCTTCCTGACGGTCGACCTTGCTGACGATGTCGAATGAGGATTCGCTGGCCATGAATGCTCCTTTGTCTGCAATCGGTGGTGCCCGCCTGAAACGGGCGAGGCTGGTGCCCCCGAGTCTAGTCGAGGCCCCGAATTGTGATCTGCGTCTACCGAGTTGGTGATTCGGGTCCGGGCCTTGTATTCTTTTCAGGTGCTCATCGAGCGCTGACTGCGGCAGATTGCCCGAGCGGCCAAAGGGAGCTGACTGTAAATCAGCCGGCATTGCCTTCATAGGTTCGAATCCTATATCTGCCACGCAGAACGGAGAAGCTCCGTGACCGAGGGGTCACGGAGCTTCTCTCATTTTCCACCCGTTCCCTTGCCCAGTCGCCCGACCGACGCCTACCGTGTGAGGACAAAGCGGAAAAGCTCCGTCGAGGAGGGCCGAACCGATGAGCGATGACACGGACGATGCGCAGCCGCCTCGGCGTTTGAATTCGCTCGAGGAACGCAACGCCGTCGTCGAATCCGCTCTCGACCGAGCCATCAAGCGCGGTGACTTCGACGATCTGCCGGGCCTCGGCAAACCGCTGACCGGTCTGCACGGCTCATCCGATCCCGATTGGTGGATCAAGCAGAAGATGGATTCCGAAGGCATCAACGGTGTCGCTCCGGCCGCCTTCCAGCTGCGCAAGGAGAACGCCGTCCTCGAGGACACCGTCGACGCCTTCACCGAAGAATCTGACGTCCGAGACTACCTCGCCGGCTTCAACGCCCGAGTCCGCGAGGCCGTCATGGATCTGCGCGAGGGCCCGCCCGTGTTCACTCCGCCCCGCGACGTGGAGAAGGAGGTCGCCGCATGGCGGCGGCGTCGGAATGCGAAGAAGAACGACTCCGTCACCGAGGCGGAACCCGGGGATCCCGAGGCGGAACCGGGGGATCAGCCCGTCGATCCGGAGTCGGTGGGTTCACCTCGGCGATGGTGGCATCGTTTCCGTCGCTGATGCGGGATCGGGCATCGGCAGCCACACCAGCTGGACTCCGCCGCGCACGCCGCCGTGCAAGCCGCCGCGCACGCTTGCGGCTAGACCGTGTGCGTCTCCTTCGCCAGGCGTTCGACCGCCAGGTGGGCCAGGAGCGCCGCCTGATCGCCGAGCACCGAATCGTCGAAGATGACGAAGGGGGAGTGGTTGTTTCCCTGTCGTTCCGCGGGAACGTCCGTGCGTTCGGCCCCGAACATGAGGTACGTGCCCGGGACTTCGCGGAGGACGAACGAGAAGTCCTCGCTCGGCATGATCGGCTGCTCGAGGAGCTGCACCCGGTCCTCGCCGAGGAAGCCGCGGAGTTCGTCCATCGCCCATGCGGTCTCGTCGGTGTCGTTGACCGTGACCGGATATTGGACGGCGAAGTCGACCTCCGCAGTGCATCCGTGGGCCGCGGCGATGCCGTCGGCCAGCTGCTTCGACCGGGTACGGACGATGTCGAGTGATTCGTCGGACAGCGTACGCACGGTCGCGCCCATGGTAGCCGAGGCGGGGATGACGTTGATCGCGTCCGAGGCGTGCAGCTGGGTCACGGACATCGCGATCGGGTCGAAGACGTCGATGCGGCGGCTGACCATGTTCTGCAGCGCCGTGACGAGTTCGGCCAGGGCCGGCACCGGATCGACCGCGGTCTGCGGTTGGGAACCGTGACCGCCGCGACCGTGAATGGTCACCCGCAGGGTGTTCGACCCCGCCTGCAGAGTTCCCGGCCGGGTGGCGGCCACGCCGCGCGGGCCCGGGAACACATGCGCTCCGAACGCGGCGATCGCCCTCGTGCCGGAGGCGTCGAGCACACCTTCGTCGATCATCACCGACGCTCCGTTGCAGCCTTCCTCTCCGGGCTGGAACATGAAGACGACGTCCCCGGCCAACCGGTCGCGATGCGCGTGGAGCAGTCGCGCGGCTCCGACGAGACCAGCCGTGTGCAGGTCGTGTCCGCAGGCGTGCATATGTCCGTTCGTCGAGGCGAACGGCTCATCCGTCTCCTCGGTCACCGGGAGAGCGTCCATGTCTCCGCGCAGCAGCACCGCTGGAGCGGCGGCCGGCCTGTTCGGGTGCGATCCGCGCAGGACGGCCACCACCGAGGTGGTGCCCACACCCGT
Protein-coding regions in this window:
- a CDS encoding M20 family metallopeptidase; protein product: MHDLLADGRALLPTLQELRRSLHTFPEVGLDLPRTQAAVLDALSGLDLEVTTGVGTTSVVAVLRGSHPNRPAAAPAVLLRGDMDALPVTEETDEPFASTNGHMHACGHDLHTAGLVGAARLLHAHRDRLAGDVVFMFQPGEEGCNGASVMIDEGVLDASGTRAIAAFGAHVFPGPRGVAATRPGTLQAGSNTLRVTIHGRGGHGSQPQTAVDPVPALAELVTALQNMVSRRIDVFDPIAMSVTQLHASDAINVIPASATMGATVRTLSDESLDIVRTRSKQLADGIAAAHGCTAEVDFAVQYPVTVNDTDETAWAMDELRGFLGEDRVQLLEQPIMPSEDFSFVLREVPGTYLMFGAERTDVPAERQGNNHSPFVIFDDSVLGDQAALLAHLAVERLAKETHTV
- a CDS encoding DUF1992 domain-containing protein, which translates into the protein MSDDTDDAQPPRRLNSLEERNAVVESALDRAIKRGDFDDLPGLGKPLTGLHGSSDPDWWIKQKMDSEGINGVAPAAFQLRKENAVLEDTVDAFTEESDVRDYLAGFNARVREAVMDLREGPPVFTPPRDVEKEVAAWRRRRNAKKNDSVTEAEPGDPEAEPGDQPVDPESVGSPRRWWHRFRR